The Sinomicrobium kalidii genome contains a region encoding:
- the atpA gene encoding F0F1 ATP synthase subunit alpha codes for MAEVNPAEVSAILKKQLSGFEAGASLDEVGTVLQVGDGIARVYGLSNAQYGELVEFESGLEGMVLNLEEDHVGVVLLGPSKEIKEGATAKRTQRIASVNVGEGIVGRVVDTLGNPIDGKGSIEGELYEMPLERKAPGVIYRQPVNEPLQTGIKSIDAMIPVGRGQRELVIGDRQTGKTTVCIDTILNQKEFYDAGEPVYCIYVAIGQKASTVAGIAKTLEDKGALAYTTIVAANASDPAAMQVYAPFTGAAIGEYFRDTGRPALIIYDDLSKQAVAYREVSLLLRRPPGREAYPGDVFYLHSRLLERAAKIIADDNIAKEMNDLPEVLRSKVKGGGSLTALPIIETQAGDVSAYIPTNVISITDGQIFLESDLFNSGVRPAINVGISVSRVGGSAQIKSMKKVAGTLKLDQAQFRELEAFAKFGSDLDAATLNVIEKGKRNVEILKQAQNDPYTVEDQVAIIYAGSKNLLRNVPVNKIKEFERDYIEYLNAKHRDVLDLLKQGKFTDEITGKLTAVAKELSGKYN; via the coding sequence ATGGCTGAAGTTAATCCGGCTGAAGTATCAGCAATATTAAAGAAACAATTATCGGGATTTGAAGCGGGAGCTTCCCTGGATGAAGTAGGAACCGTATTGCAGGTAGGAGACGGTATCGCCCGCGTTTACGGGCTTTCCAATGCCCAGTACGGGGAATTGGTAGAGTTTGAGTCCGGCCTGGAGGGTATGGTGCTCAACCTGGAGGAAGATCATGTAGGTGTGGTATTGTTGGGTCCATCCAAAGAGATCAAGGAAGGTGCTACCGCAAAACGTACACAGCGTATTGCCTCCGTGAATGTGGGAGAAGGTATTGTAGGACGAGTGGTAGATACCCTCGGGAACCCCATAGACGGTAAAGGAAGCATAGAAGGCGAATTGTACGAGATGCCCCTGGAACGCAAAGCCCCCGGGGTAATTTATCGTCAACCCGTAAATGAGCCATTACAGACGGGGATCAAATCGATAGATGCCATGATCCCGGTAGGTCGCGGACAACGGGAGCTCGTTATCGGTGACCGTCAGACCGGTAAGACCACGGTGTGTATTGATACGATCCTGAACCAAAAGGAATTTTACGATGCAGGGGAACCTGTATACTGTATATATGTAGCTATAGGACAAAAAGCGTCTACCGTTGCAGGGATAGCTAAAACACTGGAAGACAAGGGTGCACTGGCCTATACGACCATAGTTGCCGCCAACGCTTCCGATCCTGCTGCAATGCAGGTGTACGCGCCGTTTACCGGTGCTGCGATCGGAGAGTACTTCCGCGATACCGGGAGGCCGGCCCTGATTATTTATGACGACCTGTCCAAACAGGCGGTGGCCTACCGTGAGGTATCGCTGTTGTTGCGACGCCCTCCGGGACGTGAGGCTTACCCCGGTGACGTTTTCTACCTGCACTCCAGGTTGCTGGAACGTGCCGCGAAGATCATTGCCGATGACAATATTGCGAAGGAAATGAACGATCTTCCGGAAGTGTTGAGATCCAAAGTTAAGGGAGGCGGATCGTTAACTGCCCTTCCCATCATCGAAACCCAGGCAGGTGACGTATCGGCTTATATCCCTACGAACGTGATCTCCATTACTGACGGACAGATATTCCTGGAGTCCGACCTGTTCAACTCCGGCGTTCGGCCTGCGATCAACGTGGGTATTTCCGTATCACGTGTGGGGGGGTCGGCACAGATCAAGTCCATGAAAAAAGTGGCCGGTACCCTGAAACTCGACCAGGCACAGTTCCGCGAACTGGAAGCCTTTGCCAAGTTCGGGTCTGATCTCGATGCCGCTACCCTTAACGTTATCGAAAAAGGAAAGCGAAACGTGGAGATCCTCAAACAGGCACAAAACGATCCGTATACCGTAGAAGACCAGGTGGCCATTATCTATGCCGGTTCCAAAAACCTGCTGCGAAATGTACCTGTGAACAAGATAAAGGAATTTGAAAGGGATTATATCGAATACCTGAATGCCAAGCACAGGGATGTACTGGACCTCCTGAAACAGGGGAAATTTACCGATGAGATCACCGGTAAGCTGACCGCTGTTGCTAAGGAACTTTCGGGAAAATATAATTAA
- the atpH gene encoding ATP synthase F1 subunit delta, with translation MAGTRAAIRYAKAVLALAREQDATETVYEDMQLVKETVAGSRELQLMLKNPVIKTDVKKSALREIFASVHKISGDLIDILAANNRIALLGQVAGQYVGVYDEAHGRQVAVVTTAVPLTDRLKAGVLQKVKELTGKDAVLKNIIDEGIMGGFILRIGDLQYNASIANRLSNLKRTFSFN, from the coding sequence ATGGCAGGAACAAGAGCAGCTATACGTTATGCAAAAGCAGTTCTGGCACTGGCCCGGGAACAGGATGCCACGGAGACAGTGTACGAAGATATGCAGCTGGTTAAGGAAACCGTAGCCGGGAGCCGGGAGCTGCAGTTGATGCTTAAAAACCCGGTGATAAAAACGGACGTGAAAAAATCGGCGCTCAGGGAAATATTTGCTTCCGTACATAAAATATCGGGAGACCTTATCGATATCCTGGCAGCGAATAACAGGATAGCCCTTCTGGGACAGGTAGCCGGGCAGTATGTGGGCGTTTATGATGAGGCCCACGGAAGACAGGTGGCCGTGGTCACTACTGCCGTGCCGCTTACCGACAGGCTCAAGGCGGGAGTGTTGCAGAAAGTAAAAGAACTTACCGGGAAAGACGCGGTGCTGAAAAATATAATAGACGAGGGCATCATGGGCGGTTTTATTCTGCGTATCGGCGATCTGCAATACAATGCCAGTATAGCAAACAGGTTAAGCAATTTAAAAAGAACATTTTCTTTTAATTAA
- a CDS encoding F0F1 ATP synthase subunit B, which translates to MNITHPESLIFWSVLVFVILLTLLRKYAWKPILSAVKTRENSINDALAAAEEARKEMQNLKADNERILKEARAERDALLKEAREMKEKIIADAREEAQEQGSKIIAQAKTTIEGEKKAALAELKSQVAGLSVEIAEKVIKQEFSDKDKQLELVENMLGEVGTLN; encoded by the coding sequence ATGAATATTACGCATCCTGAAAGTTTGATATTTTGGTCGGTACTGGTGTTTGTTATCCTGCTGACCTTATTGCGCAAATATGCGTGGAAACCGATACTGAGTGCGGTAAAGACCAGGGAGAACTCCATTAACGATGCCCTGGCGGCAGCTGAAGAAGCCCGTAAGGAAATGCAGAACCTCAAGGCCGATAACGAGCGTATCCTCAAGGAAGCCCGTGCGGAAAGAGATGCCCTGCTCAAAGAGGCCCGCGAGATGAAAGAAAAGATCATTGCCGATGCCAGGGAAGAAGCGCAGGAGCAGGGAAGCAAGATCATTGCACAGGCCAAGACCACCATCGAAGGCGAAAAGAAAGCGGCGCTTGCCGAACTGAAAAGCCAGGTGGCCGGGTTGTCCGTGGAAATTGCGGAAAAAGTGATAAAACAGGAGTTCTCAGACAAAGATAAACAGCTTGAACTGGTGGAGAACATGCTTGGAGAAGTCGGTACCTTAAACTAA
- the atpE gene encoding ATP synthase F0 subunit C yields MILAGIGAGLAAIGAGIGIGKIGGSAMDAIARQPEAASKIQTAMIIAAALIEGVALFAVVVALMK; encoded by the coding sequence ATGATTTTAGCTGGAATAGGAGCCGGATTGGCTGCGATCGGTGCCGGGATAGGTATCGGTAAGATCGGTGGTTCTGCAATGGACGCTATTGCACGTCAACCCGAGGCGGCTTCAAAGATTCAGACGGCTATGATTATCGCGGCGGCCCTTATCGAAGGTGTTGCACTGTTTGCGGTGGTTGTTGCCCTGATGAAATAA
- the atpB gene encoding F0F1 ATP synthase subunit A has translation MAIARKFVKNLAFLTLLTISSVFAQEHQDSHSADSGEEAFDPTETIMHHISDSHDFHIAGEVSLPLPVILWTDNGLVTFMSGAFHHDEDGEVVVEKKGMKFVRYHDEIYYAGADGELSFHGEGEDRHPVNDRPLNFSITKNVFTLFLSAAIMLLIFIPVARSYKKNRGAPKGLAGFMEPLILFVRNDIAIPNIGEKKYERFMPYLLTVFFLIWLGNLFGLIPFFPFSGTLTNDILFTGVLAVFTFLITTFSANKHYWGHIFATPGVPKPLLLIMIPVEVLGMFTKPFALMVRLFANITAGHIVILSLFSLIFIFKTAAVSPVSIAFALFMFVLELLVAALQAYVFTLLSALFIGQAVDDHH, from the coding sequence ATGGCGATAGCACGAAAATTTGTCAAAAATTTAGCTTTTTTAACACTGTTGACTATCTCATCCGTGTTTGCCCAGGAACACCAGGACAGTCATTCTGCTGATTCCGGGGAAGAAGCCTTCGATCCTACCGAGACCATTATGCACCACATCAGCGACTCGCATGATTTTCACATTGCCGGTGAGGTGTCCCTGCCGCTTCCCGTGATCCTGTGGACCGATAACGGCCTGGTGACTTTTATGTCCGGTGCGTTCCACCACGATGAAGACGGGGAAGTAGTGGTAGAGAAAAAGGGGATGAAGTTCGTACGCTATCACGACGAAATTTATTATGCCGGGGCAGACGGTGAATTGTCTTTCCACGGAGAAGGCGAAGACCGCCACCCCGTAAACGACAGGCCGCTTAATTTTTCCATTACCAAGAACGTATTTACACTGTTCCTGTCGGCAGCCATCATGTTGCTGATCTTTATCCCGGTAGCGAGATCGTATAAGAAAAACCGGGGCGCGCCGAAAGGCCTGGCCGGTTTTATGGAGCCTTTGATCCTCTTTGTACGGAACGATATTGCCATACCCAACATCGGGGAGAAGAAATACGAAAGGTTCATGCCATACCTGCTTACCGTATTTTTCCTGATATGGCTGGGTAACCTGTTCGGGTTGATCCCGTTCTTTCCCTTCTCGGGAACACTTACCAACGATATACTCTTTACCGGAGTACTGGCCGTATTTACATTTTTGATCACCACGTTCAGCGCGAACAAGCATTACTGGGGGCATATTTTTGCCACTCCCGGGGTGCCGAAACCCTTGTTGCTCATTATGATCCCGGTAGAAGTGCTGGGCATGTTTACCAAGCCCTTTGCACTTATGGTGCGTTTATTTGCCAACATTACTGCGGGGCATATTGTGATCCTGAGCCTTTTCTCGCTGATATTCATATTTAAAACCGCGGCGGTATCGCCCGTATCCATAGCATTTGCCCTGTTTATGTTTGTACTGGAATTGTTGGTGGCGGCATTACAGGCTTATGTATTTACCCTCCTGTCTGCCCTGTTTATCGGCCAGGCGGTGGACGATCACCACTAA
- a CDS encoding bactofilin family protein encodes MFSESKKGKVISETFPQANRIEKNTRITGDIVSDADIRIDGQVEGNVKSSGRIVIGKDGFINGKIECTNADVEGKFTGELLVAEQLSLKSSAIIQGEVVASKLAVDPGAAFNANCTMKGAEIKPLNKTQYQEQKKADRTA; translated from the coding sequence ATGTTTTCAGAATCCAAAAAGGGAAAAGTGATTTCGGAAACTTTTCCGCAAGCCAATCGTATTGAGAAAAACACCAGGATTACCGGTGATATTGTTTCCGATGCCGATATCCGTATTGACGGACAGGTAGAGGGAAATGTAAAATCCTCCGGGAGGATAGTCATAGGAAAAGACGGTTTTATCAACGGCAAGATAGAATGTACCAATGCCGATGTGGAAGGGAAATTTACCGGCGAACTGCTGGTGGCCGAACAACTGTCGCTGAAATCTTCCGCGATTATCCAGGGTGAAGTAGTGGCCTCCAAGCTGGCCGTAGACCCCGGGGCGGCATTCAATGCCAACTGTACCATGAAAGGGGCCGAGATCAAGCCCCTGAATAAAACGCAGTATCAGGAACAGAAAAAAGCCGACAGGACCGCCTGA
- a CDS encoding tetratricopeptide repeat protein, with product MRPVTNISCFIFAVAAISFVVLSGCSTERDAFLNRNFHALTSKYNILYNGKNALRDGREGLVTSYGDDYWEILPVERMEVVEELAFSGGAENPDFERAEEKATKAIQKHGMNIRGRERNPQMDEAYMLLGMGRYYDQRFIPAMEAFNYVMDKYPDSDQYARAKIWREKTNIRMESEELALENLKELLRSEELEDQEYADASAMMGQAYINLQYKDSAIRRLKIAAGLTKKNEEKGRYNYIIGQLYNALEDKDSANMAFDKVIVLKRKSPRIYMINARLQKMRNTEVADAEERAERLDFLAKMEKNRENRPFLDKIYHYIADFHMEADSVALAEAYLNRSLRANTGDDKLSAVCYEQLAEMNFDRNEYKNAGAYYDSTLTKLKDDRRKIRAIQKKRENLQDVIRYEDIVYVNDSILRLAAMPESEREAYFETYIEELKKKEEEEARQREAEESAAEAGMFNPFEESGNTRSQNENQGGKFYFYNQVTLGHGKTAFRSTWGDRELGDNWRLSDKNTVARAEISPEGEEPVAVAPDQRYDINFYLDRLPADEEVLDSLKTERDFANYQLGLIYKEKFREYPLAITKLETVLDSEPEEKLVLPSKYHLFRLYEQVGSDKMAQAREDIIKNHPGSRYAEILENPEAVLAGETDSPEARFTALHKKYQAQQYETVLRETENYIKTHTGEEIIPRMEMLRATCLGRLYGLERFKEALGSIALNYPNDDVGKEAQRRLDEAVALENDALTAAEEGKGRWKLLFPLPKSSITGTRELMENMEFFTLKYPYYKNLKVSLDVYDDDTVFVVVHGLRNKTEADAYRELVNNDEECVIDTENFLILSPDYRTVQVHKNFDAYKNKETSQEP from the coding sequence TTGAGGCCCGTAACCAACATATCCTGCTTTATTTTTGCTGTGGCGGCAATTTCATTCGTTGTGCTCTCGGGATGTTCTACCGAGAGGGATGCTTTTCTGAACCGTAACTTTCACGCACTTACGTCCAAATACAATATTCTCTATAACGGAAAAAATGCCCTGCGGGACGGCCGGGAAGGACTGGTTACTTCATACGGGGACGATTACTGGGAAATACTTCCGGTAGAACGTATGGAAGTGGTTGAGGAACTGGCTTTTTCGGGCGGAGCGGAAAACCCCGATTTCGAAAGGGCAGAAGAAAAAGCGACCAAGGCCATCCAAAAACACGGAATGAACATCCGCGGGCGGGAACGCAACCCCCAGATGGACGAGGCCTATATGCTGCTGGGTATGGGAAGGTATTACGACCAGCGTTTTATCCCGGCCATGGAAGCCTTTAATTACGTGATGGACAAGTACCCGGACAGCGATCAATATGCCCGGGCGAAGATATGGCGGGAAAAGACGAATATCCGTATGGAAAGCGAAGAACTGGCGCTTGAAAACCTGAAGGAACTGCTCCGCAGCGAGGAGCTCGAAGACCAGGAGTATGCCGATGCCAGTGCCATGATGGGGCAGGCCTATATCAACCTGCAATACAAGGACAGCGCCATACGACGGTTAAAGATCGCGGCCGGACTCACCAAAAAAAACGAAGAGAAAGGGAGGTATAACTATATTATAGGACAGTTGTACAATGCCCTTGAAGATAAAGACAGTGCCAACATGGCCTTTGACAAGGTCATTGTCCTGAAACGGAAATCGCCCCGCATCTATATGATCAATGCACGGCTGCAAAAAATGCGGAATACCGAAGTGGCCGACGCGGAAGAAAGGGCAGAACGGCTGGATTTCCTGGCCAAAATGGAAAAAAACCGTGAAAACAGGCCGTTCCTTGATAAAATATACCATTATATAGCCGACTTTCATATGGAAGCCGATTCCGTGGCACTGGCGGAAGCTTACCTGAACAGGTCGCTTCGTGCCAATACCGGTGATGACAAGCTGAGTGCCGTGTGTTACGAACAACTGGCTGAAATGAACTTTGACCGTAACGAATATAAAAATGCAGGGGCGTATTACGACAGTACACTGACAAAACTGAAAGACGACCGCCGCAAGATAAGGGCCATACAGAAAAAGCGGGAAAACCTCCAGGATGTGATCCGTTATGAAGATATCGTATATGTGAACGACAGCATACTCCGTCTTGCCGCCATGCCGGAAAGCGAGCGCGAAGCCTATTTTGAGACCTACATTGAGGAACTGAAGAAAAAGGAGGAAGAAGAGGCCAGGCAAAGGGAAGCCGAAGAAAGCGCTGCGGAGGCCGGGATGTTTAATCCTTTTGAAGAATCCGGGAATACAAGGTCACAGAACGAAAATCAAGGCGGAAAATTTTACTTCTACAACCAGGTGACCCTGGGACACGGAAAAACGGCTTTCCGGAGCACATGGGGCGACCGGGAACTGGGAGACAACTGGCGGCTGTCTGACAAAAACACGGTTGCCAGGGCGGAAATTTCTCCGGAAGGGGAGGAACCCGTAGCTGTAGCACCGGACCAGCGTTACGATATCAATTTTTACCTGGACCGTTTGCCGGCCGATGAAGAAGTGCTGGACAGCCTTAAAACGGAAAGGGATTTTGCTAATTACCAGCTGGGGCTTATCTACAAGGAAAAATTCAGGGAATATCCGCTTGCGATAACAAAACTGGAAACCGTACTGGACAGCGAGCCCGAGGAAAAATTGGTCCTACCCTCCAAATACCACCTTTTCCGGCTTTATGAGCAGGTCGGTTCGGATAAAATGGCACAGGCCAGGGAAGACATTATCAAAAACCACCCCGGGTCGCGTTATGCGGAGATCCTGGAAAACCCGGAAGCCGTTCTGGCCGGGGAGACCGACAGCCCCGAAGCCCGCTTCACCGCGCTCCACAAGAAATACCAGGCGCAACAGTATGAAACAGTGCTCCGGGAAACGGAAAATTACATAAAAACACATACCGGAGAAGAGATCATTCCCAGGATGGAGATGCTCCGGGCCACCTGCCTGGGCCGGTTGTACGGACTGGAACGTTTTAAGGAAGCCCTGGGCAGCATAGCGCTCAATTACCCCAATGATGACGTGGGCAAGGAGGCACAGCGGAGGCTGGACGAAGCTGTTGCCCTGGAAAATGACGCATTAACGGCGGCGGAAGAAGGAAAAGGACGGTGGAAACTCCTGTTTCCCCTGCCCAAAAGCAGTATTACCGGGACCAGGGAGCTGATGGAGAACATGGAGTTTTTTACCCTGAAATATCCGTATTACAAAAACCTGAAGGTGTCGCTCGACGTGTATGATGACGATACTGTTTTTGTAGTGGTCCACGGCCTGAGGAACAAAACCGAGGCCGATGCTTACCGGGAACTGGTCAATAATGATGAGGAATGTGTGATAGACACGGAAAATTTCCTTATTTTGAGCCCGGATTACAGGACGGTACAGGTACACAAGAATTTTGATGCCTATAAAAACAAGGAAACCAGTCAGGAACCATAA
- a CDS encoding ABC transporter ATP-binding protein: MILVNDLTKTYNGTTVLNIEELQIPSGQSFGLVGNNGAGKTTFFSLVLDLIRPTSGYVANNEVMVNKSEDWKPFTSAFIDESFLIGYLTPEEYFYFVGELRGWNRADVDAFLKKYEVFFNGEILNRKKYLRDLSKGNQKKAGIVAALIGDPKVVILDEPFANLDPTTQIRLKGIIRELAGANGVTVLVSSHDLIHVTEVCTRIVVLDRGEITRDIQTTPETLNELERFFAGEVGTGDQ; encoded by the coding sequence ATGATATTGGTAAACGATCTTACGAAAACCTATAACGGAACTACGGTGCTGAACATTGAGGAACTTCAGATCCCTTCCGGGCAGAGCTTCGGGCTGGTGGGCAATAACGGTGCGGGGAAAACCACCTTTTTCAGCCTGGTGCTCGACCTTATCCGGCCTACTTCCGGGTATGTGGCCAATAATGAGGTGATGGTAAACAAGAGTGAAGACTGGAAACCTTTCACTTCCGCTTTTATCGATGAAAGCTTTCTCATCGGCTATCTTACCCCCGAAGAGTACTTCTATTTTGTGGGGGAGCTTCGCGGGTGGAACCGGGCCGATGTGGATGCCTTCCTGAAAAAGTACGAAGTGTTCTTTAACGGGGAAATACTGAACAGGAAAAAATACCTGCGCGACCTCTCCAAGGGGAACCAGAAAAAAGCGGGGATTGTCGCCGCCCTGATAGGCGATCCGAAAGTGGTGATACTCGACGAGCCCTTTGCCAACCTGGACCCTACCACCCAGATACGCCTCAAGGGAATAATCCGGGAACTGGCCGGGGCCAACGGTGTTACGGTGCTTGTCTCCAGCCACGACCTCATACACGTTACAGAGGTGTGCACGCGCATTGTGGTACTGGATCGCGGTGAAATAACCAGGGACATACAAACCACCCCGGAAACCCTGAACGAACTGGAGCGTTTCTTTGCCGGGGAAGTCGGAACCGGGGATCAATAG
- a CDS encoding DUF5687 family protein has translation MMKHFAFLQWKSFFRSASLGKDISIRIFMGFLAVYFILSFLALGIGLYPMLTEFFPGRDPLSAANSLVLYWVAADLFVRFLVQALPVVDIRPLLILPVPKGKVVHYLLLRSLSSLFNLFPLLVVVPFGIYCVLKGNYDTVAMLAWGLCMVSFILSVNYLNFLLKKKFTGNIRSFLPVAVTGMALAVLESLDVLELGVWCGRVLDGLVAYPYLVVVPLCVPVLLYCWNHRMLCRHFYLDASLESSGGPARGSDMGWVRRFGDIAPFLQLDLKLIWRNKRPRTTVWLALFFLAYGLLIYPNPEYGNIPAWYVFVGIFISGVFMMNFGQFVPAWDSSYYSMMMAQNIPLKKYLSSKAALMTFSVVVLYLLSLPYAWFGWDIAVLNTACALYNIGVNIPVLLFAGAYNKKRVDLEKSPFLNYQGTGAAQFVVVLPLLLLPLLIWYTCYAFISFDAASSVVALTGIAGIVFRDFLLTRIVNLYGRRKYMAIAGFKERNN, from the coding sequence ATGATGAAACACTTTGCCTTCCTGCAATGGAAGTCTTTTTTCCGTTCGGCCAGTCTCGGGAAGGACATTTCCATCCGTATTTTTATGGGGTTCCTGGCGGTTTATTTTATACTTTCCTTTTTAGCGCTGGGCATAGGGCTTTACCCCATGCTTACGGAATTTTTTCCCGGAAGGGACCCGCTTTCCGCGGCCAACAGCCTGGTGCTCTATTGGGTGGCCGCAGACCTGTTTGTCCGCTTTTTGGTGCAGGCCCTGCCCGTGGTGGATATCCGGCCACTGCTTATTCTGCCCGTACCCAAAGGGAAGGTGGTCCATTATCTTTTATTGAGGAGTTTGTCGTCCCTTTTTAACCTGTTTCCGTTACTGGTTGTGGTGCCTTTTGGCATTTACTGTGTATTAAAGGGAAATTATGATACGGTCGCTATGCTGGCCTGGGGCCTGTGTATGGTGAGTTTTATATTGAGTGTCAACTACCTGAATTTTCTTTTGAAGAAGAAATTTACCGGAAATATAAGGTCCTTTCTCCCTGTTGCGGTAACCGGGATGGCCCTGGCCGTTCTGGAGTCCTTGGACGTCCTGGAACTGGGCGTGTGGTGTGGCAGGGTGCTCGATGGTCTCGTCGCATATCCTTACCTGGTTGTTGTTCCGCTGTGTGTCCCCGTACTTTTATACTGCTGGAATCACAGGATGTTGTGCCGTCATTTTTACCTGGATGCCTCTCTTGAAAGCAGCGGAGGCCCTGCCAGGGGATCAGACATGGGCTGGGTACGCAGGTTCGGCGATATAGCGCCTTTCCTGCAACTCGACCTCAAGCTGATATGGCGCAACAAGCGTCCCCGGACTACAGTATGGCTTGCCCTTTTCTTCCTGGCCTACGGGCTCCTGATCTATCCCAACCCGGAATACGGGAACATACCGGCGTGGTATGTATTTGTGGGTATATTTATTTCCGGGGTGTTTATGATGAACTTCGGGCAGTTTGTCCCGGCCTGGGACAGCTCGTATTACAGCATGATGATGGCACAGAACATTCCGCTTAAAAAGTACCTGTCTTCCAAGGCGGCACTGATGACCTTCAGTGTGGTTGTCCTGTACCTGCTCAGCCTTCCTTACGCCTGGTTCGGGTGGGATATCGCAGTGCTGAACACGGCCTGTGCCCTGTACAATATAGGGGTGAATATTCCCGTATTGCTCTTTGCGGGAGCCTATAACAAGAAACGCGTGGACCTGGAAAAAAGCCCGTTCCTGAATTACCAGGGTACCGGGGCCGCACAGTTTGTGGTGGTGTTGCCGTTGCTGCTGCTCCCCCTGCTCATATGGTATACCTGCTATGCATTCATTTCTTTTGATGCGGCCTCATCTGTGGTAGCGCTTACGGGAATTGCGGGAATCGTGTTCCGGGATTTTCTCCTGACCCGGATAGTGAACCTGTACGGCCGGAGAAAGTATATGGCCATTGCCGGGTTTAAGGAGCGCAATAACTAA
- a CDS encoding ferredoxin--NADP reductase, whose amino-acid sequence MLHFHPLRVSKIERNTPKSVTITFDIPENLRETYRHEAGQHITIKKEFDGEEIRRSYSICTSPGEGKLSVGIKEIPEGIFSQYANRSLREGDTLEVHPPEGHFTFLPEASASRTVAAFTAGSGITPVISIMKNLLEEEPQSSFVLVYGNRSAAETMFLKDITDLMARYPERLTVYFTYSRSEEENALFGRIEHSTVNYVIKNKHKDTNFDAFYLCGPEEMIHTISDTLRENGVDEEKIHFELFTTSEEEPELDENLEGQTQIKIIVDEEEFEFTMPQSERVLDAALENDIDAPYSCQGGICSSCLARVTEGQVKMVKNQILTDSEVAEGLVLTCQSHPVTPRLTIDYDDV is encoded by the coding sequence ATGTTGCACTTTCATCCCTTACGGGTTAGCAAGATAGAAAGAAACACACCGAAATCGGTAACCATAACCTTCGATATTCCCGAAAACCTGCGGGAAACGTACAGGCACGAAGCAGGGCAGCACATTACCATAAAAAAGGAATTCGACGGCGAAGAGATCCGCAGGTCCTACTCCATCTGTACGTCGCCCGGAGAGGGCAAGCTTTCCGTAGGCATCAAGGAAATCCCGGAAGGTATTTTTTCACAGTATGCCAACCGGTCCCTGCGGGAAGGCGATACACTGGAAGTACATCCCCCGGAAGGTCATTTTACGTTTTTGCCGGAGGCCTCCGCTTCGAGGACCGTTGCAGCTTTTACGGCAGGAAGCGGTATCACTCCCGTTATAAGTATCATGAAAAACCTGCTGGAAGAAGAACCGCAAAGCAGTTTTGTCCTGGTATACGGTAACAGAAGTGCGGCGGAAACCATGTTCCTCAAGGACATTACCGACCTGATGGCCCGGTATCCCGAACGGCTCACGGTATATTTCACCTATTCCCGCTCGGAGGAAGAGAACGCACTGTTCGGCCGTATCGAACATTCCACGGTGAATTACGTCATAAAAAACAAGCACAAGGACACAAATTTCGATGCCTTTTACCTCTGCGGCCCGGAAGAAATGATACACACGATATCGGACACCCTTCGCGAAAACGGGGTTGATGAAGAAAAAATACATTTCGAGCTCTTTACCACTTCGGAAGAAGAACCGGAACTGGACGAAAACCTTGAAGGACAGACCCAAATAAAAATTATTGTGGACGAGGAGGAGTTCGAATTCACCATGCCACAGTCGGAAAGGGTCCTCGATGCCGCCCTTGAAAACGATATCGACGCTCCTTATTCGTGCCAGGGCGGAATTTGCAGCAGCTGCCTCGCCCGGGTAACAGAAGGACAGGTAAAAATGGTAAAAAACCAGATCCTTACCGACAGCGAGGTCGCAGAAGGCCTGGTGCTCACCTGCCAGTCGCACCCGGTAACGCCCAGGCTGACCATCGATTATGACGATGTGTAA